A stretch of Mesoplodon densirostris isolate mMesDen1 chromosome 7, mMesDen1 primary haplotype, whole genome shotgun sequence DNA encodes these proteins:
- the CDKN1C gene encoding cyclin-dependent kinase inhibitor 1C: MERLVARRTFPLFARTSACRSLFGPVDHEELSRELQMRLAELSAEDQRRWDYNFQQDVPLRGPGRLQWTEVDSDSVPAFYRETVQVGRCRLLLAPRPRPDGAGDSPPSGPPADESLDGLGEAPASPSSGPSVAPAPAPAPAPQESSEPEAVPPPRSQEPLAEPPHSGISGRPAPGTAATATNTNAAAATAAAAATTAAAGGAAIKKLSGPLISDFFAKRKRPAPEAKASNEVPAGCAAPGAAPAVGSAEQTPRKRLR, from the exons ATGGAGCGCCTGGTCGCCCGCCGCACCTTTCCCCTGTTCGCGCGCACCAGCGCTTGCCGCAGCCTCTTCGGGCCCGTGGACCACGAGGAGCTCAGCCGCGAGCTGCAGATGCGCCTGGCCGAGCTGAGCGCCGAGGACCAGCGTCGCTGGGACTACAACTTCCAGCAGGACGTGCCACTGCGGGGCCCCGGGCGCCTGCAGTGGACCGAGGTGGACAGCGACTCCGTGCCCGCCTTCTACCGCGAGACGGTGCAGGTGGGGCGCTGTCGCCTGCTCCTGGCGCCTCGTCCCCGCCCGGACGGCGCGGGCGATAGCCCGCCCTCCGGGCCGCCGGCCGATGAGTCCCTCGACGGCCTCGGGGAGGCGCCGGCGTCGCCGTCCAGCGGCCCGTCCGTAGCGCctgccccggccccggccccggcgccGCAGGAGAGCTCTGAGCCGGAGGCGGTCCCGCCGCCGCGCAGCCAGGAGCCCCTGGCCGAGCCGCCGCACTCAGGGATTTCGGGGCGCCCCGCGCCGGGCACTGCCGCCACTGCCACCAACACCAAcgccgccgccgccactgccgccgccgctgccaccACTGCCGCCGCCGGAGGCGCCGCGATCAAGAAGCTGTCCGGGCCTCTCATCTCCG ATTTCTTCGCCAAGCGCAAGAGACCCGCGCCCGAAGCCAAGGCGTCGAACGAGGTTCCCGCGGGATGCGCCGCGCCCGGCGCCGCTCCAGCCGTCGGCTCGGCTGAGCAAACCCCGCGCAAGCGGCTGCGATGA